One region of Strigops habroptila isolate Jane chromosome 11, bStrHab1.2.pri, whole genome shotgun sequence genomic DNA includes:
- the EWSR1 gene encoding RNA-binding protein EWS isoform X2, with translation MASTDYSTYSQAAAQQGYSAYAPQPAQGYAQSTQTYGQQSYGTYGQPTDVSYSQPQTTATYGQTAYATSYGQPPAGYSTPTAPPAYSQPVQGYGTAPYDTNTATVTTTQASYAAPSAYGTQSAYPAYGQQPPAAAPTRPQDGSKPADTSQPPSSTTGYSQPSLGYGQSNYSYPQVPATYPMQPVTAPPSYPPTSYSSTQPSSYDQSTYSQQSTYGQQSTYGQQTSYGQQSSYGQQPPPTSYPPPSGSYSQAPSQYSQQSSSYGQQSSFRQDHQGSMSVYGQDSGGFSGSGETRNLSGPDGRGRGRGGYERGGMSRGGRGGGRGGMGAGERGGFNKPGGHMEEGPDLDLGPPMDPDEDSDNSSVYVQGLNDNVTLEDLTDFFKQCGVVKMNKRTGQPMIHLYMDKETGKPKGDATISYDDPSTAKTAVEWFDGKDFQGSKLKVTLARKKGPMNSLRSGMPPREQRGMPPPLRGGPGGPSGPMGRMGGRGGDRGGFSSRGPRGSRGNPSGGSVQHRAGDWQCPNPGCGNQNFAWRTECNQCKAPKPEGFLPPPFPPPGGDRGRGGPGGMRGGRGGGGLMERGGPGGMFRGGRGGDRGGFRGGRGMDRGGYGGGGRRGGGGGGGGPGGPPGPLMEPMGGGGRGGRRGGPGKMDKGEHRQERRDRPY, from the exons ATGGCGTCGACGg ATTATAGCACCTATAGCcaagctgcagctcagcaggg CTACAGCGCGTACGCACCTCAGCCAGCTCAAGGCTACGCACAGAGCACCCAG ACCTATGGGCAGCAGAGCTATGGAACCTATGGACAACCCACGGACGTCAGCTACTCCCAGCCCCAGACCACCGCGACGTACGGGCAGACGGCCTACGCCACGTCCTACGGGCAGCCCCCCGCCG GTTACAGCACCCCGACTGCCCCCCCAGCGTACAGCCAGCCTGTGCAGGGGTACGGCACAGCCCCCTACGACACCAACACCGCGACGGTTACCACCACCCAGGCTTCCTACGCAGCACCCTCTGCCTACGGCACCCAGTCCGCCTACCCGGCCTACGGGCAGCAGCCACCAGCGGCTGCTCCCACAAG ACCCCAGGATGGCAGCAAACCAGCAGACACCAGCCAACCCCCATCGAGTACAACCGGCTacagccagcccagcctgggctACGGGCAGAGCAACTACAGCTACCCCCAGGTGCCTGCCACCTACCCCATGCAGCCGGTCACCGCGCCGCCCTCCTACCCCCCGACCAG CTATTCCTCCACGCAGCCGAGCAGTTACGATCAGAGCACTTACTCCCAGCAGAGCACCTACGGGCAGCAGAGCACCTATGGACAACAGACAAGCTATGGCCAGCAAAGCAGCTATGGGCAGCAGCCCCCACCGACCAGTTATCCCCCCCCGAGCGGGTCCTACAGCCAGGCCCCCAGCCAGTacagccagcagagcagcagttaTGGCCAACAGA GCTCATTCCGTCAGGACCACCAGGGCAGCATGAGTGTCTATGGACAGGATTCCGGAGGCTTTTCAGGCTCGGGAGAGACCCGGAATCTGAGCGGCCCCGATGGCCGGGGCAGGGGACGAGGGGGATATGAGCGAGGAGGCATGAGCAGAGGTGGGCGGGGAGGAGGACGCGGTGGAATGGG CGCTGGAGAGCGAGGTGGCTTCAATAAGCCTGGTG GACACATGGAAGAAGGACCGGACCTTGATTTAG GCCCCCCCATGGATCCAGACGAGGACTCGGACAACAGTTCCGTGTACGTGCAGGGACTCAATGATAACGTGACCCTGGAGGATCTGACAGACTTCTTCAAGCAGTGTGGTGTTGTGAAG ATGAACAAGAGGACCGGGCAGCCCATGATACACCTCTACATGGACAAGGAGACGGGCAAACCCAAAGGAGATGCCACCATATCTTATGATGACCCGTCCACTGCCAAGACAGCCGTGGAGTGGTTTGATG ggAAGGATTTCCAGGGCAGCAAGCTCAAAGTGACGCTGGCGCGGAAGAAGGGCCCGATGAACAGCCTGCGGAGCGGGATGCCGCCCCGGGAGCAGCGCGGAATGCCGCCCCCCCTGCGCGGAG GTCCAGGGGGGCCGAGCGGCCCCATGGGGCGGATGGGAGGCCGAGGTGGAGACCGGGGCGGCTTCTCCTCCCGAGGACCCCGAGGATCCAGGGGGAACCCGTCCGGAGGGAGCGTCCAGCACCGAGCTGGCGACTGGCAGTGTCCCAACCC GGGCTGCGGGAACCAGAACTTCGCCTGGCGAACGGAGTGCAACCAGTGCAAGGCTCCCAAGCCCGAGGGCTTCCTGCCACCACCATTCCCACCTCCAG GCGGTGACCGCGgccggggcggccccggggggatgcgcggcgggcgcggcggcggcggcctcATGGAGCGCGGCGGCCCCGGAGGCATGTTCCgaggcggccgcggcggcgACCGGGGCGGCTTCCGCGGCGGCCGGGGCATGGACCGAGGCGGCTACGGAGGAGGCGGCCGCCgcggcggaggaggaggaggaggaggacccGGGGGGCCCCCGGGCCCGCTCATGGAGCCCATGGGAGGCGGCGGCCGAGGCGGGCGGCGCGGAGGGCCAGGGAAGATGGACAA GGGTGAACACCGCCAGGAGCGCCGGGACCGGCCCTACTaa
- the EWSR1 gene encoding RNA-binding protein EWS isoform X1 — translation MASTDYSTYSQAAAQQGYSAYAPQPAQGYAQSTQTYGQQSYGTYGQPTDVSYSQPQTTATYGQTAYATSYGQPPAGYSTPTAPPAYSQPVQGYGTAPYDTNTATVTTTQASYAAPSAYGTQSAYPAYGQQPPAAAPTRPQDGSKPADTSQPPSSTTGYSQPSLGYGQSNYSYPQVPATYPMQPVTAPPSYPPTSYSSTQPSSYDQSTYSQQSTYGQQSTYGQQTSYGQQSSYGQQPPPTSYPPPSGSYSQAPSQYSQQSSSYGQQSSFRQDHQGSMSVYGQDSGGFSGSGETRNLSGPDGRGRGRGGYERGGMSRGGRGGGRGGMGSAGERGGFNKPGGHMEEGPDLDLGPPMDPDEDSDNSSVYVQGLNDNVTLEDLTDFFKQCGVVKMNKRTGQPMIHLYMDKETGKPKGDATISYDDPSTAKTAVEWFDGKDFQGSKLKVTLARKKGPMNSLRSGMPPREQRGMPPPLRGGPGGPSGPMGRMGGRGGDRGGFSSRGPRGSRGNPSGGSVQHRAGDWQCPNPGCGNQNFAWRTECNQCKAPKPEGFLPPPFPPPGGDRGRGGPGGMRGGRGGGGLMERGGPGGMFRGGRGGDRGGFRGGRGMDRGGYGGGGRRGGGGGGGGPGGPPGPLMEPMGGGGRGGRRGGPGKMDKGEHRQERRDRPY, via the exons ATGGCGTCGACGg ATTATAGCACCTATAGCcaagctgcagctcagcaggg CTACAGCGCGTACGCACCTCAGCCAGCTCAAGGCTACGCACAGAGCACCCAG ACCTATGGGCAGCAGAGCTATGGAACCTATGGACAACCCACGGACGTCAGCTACTCCCAGCCCCAGACCACCGCGACGTACGGGCAGACGGCCTACGCCACGTCCTACGGGCAGCCCCCCGCCG GTTACAGCACCCCGACTGCCCCCCCAGCGTACAGCCAGCCTGTGCAGGGGTACGGCACAGCCCCCTACGACACCAACACCGCGACGGTTACCACCACCCAGGCTTCCTACGCAGCACCCTCTGCCTACGGCACCCAGTCCGCCTACCCGGCCTACGGGCAGCAGCCACCAGCGGCTGCTCCCACAAG ACCCCAGGATGGCAGCAAACCAGCAGACACCAGCCAACCCCCATCGAGTACAACCGGCTacagccagcccagcctgggctACGGGCAGAGCAACTACAGCTACCCCCAGGTGCCTGCCACCTACCCCATGCAGCCGGTCACCGCGCCGCCCTCCTACCCCCCGACCAG CTATTCCTCCACGCAGCCGAGCAGTTACGATCAGAGCACTTACTCCCAGCAGAGCACCTACGGGCAGCAGAGCACCTATGGACAACAGACAAGCTATGGCCAGCAAAGCAGCTATGGGCAGCAGCCCCCACCGACCAGTTATCCCCCCCCGAGCGGGTCCTACAGCCAGGCCCCCAGCCAGTacagccagcagagcagcagttaTGGCCAACAGA GCTCATTCCGTCAGGACCACCAGGGCAGCATGAGTGTCTATGGACAGGATTCCGGAGGCTTTTCAGGCTCGGGAGAGACCCGGAATCTGAGCGGCCCCGATGGCCGGGGCAGGGGACGAGGGGGATATGAGCGAGGAGGCATGAGCAGAGGTGGGCGGGGAGGAGGACGCGGTGGAATGGG CAGCGCTGGAGAGCGAGGTGGCTTCAATAAGCCTGGTG GACACATGGAAGAAGGACCGGACCTTGATTTAG GCCCCCCCATGGATCCAGACGAGGACTCGGACAACAGTTCCGTGTACGTGCAGGGACTCAATGATAACGTGACCCTGGAGGATCTGACAGACTTCTTCAAGCAGTGTGGTGTTGTGAAG ATGAACAAGAGGACCGGGCAGCCCATGATACACCTCTACATGGACAAGGAGACGGGCAAACCCAAAGGAGATGCCACCATATCTTATGATGACCCGTCCACTGCCAAGACAGCCGTGGAGTGGTTTGATG ggAAGGATTTCCAGGGCAGCAAGCTCAAAGTGACGCTGGCGCGGAAGAAGGGCCCGATGAACAGCCTGCGGAGCGGGATGCCGCCCCGGGAGCAGCGCGGAATGCCGCCCCCCCTGCGCGGAG GTCCAGGGGGGCCGAGCGGCCCCATGGGGCGGATGGGAGGCCGAGGTGGAGACCGGGGCGGCTTCTCCTCCCGAGGACCCCGAGGATCCAGGGGGAACCCGTCCGGAGGGAGCGTCCAGCACCGAGCTGGCGACTGGCAGTGTCCCAACCC GGGCTGCGGGAACCAGAACTTCGCCTGGCGAACGGAGTGCAACCAGTGCAAGGCTCCCAAGCCCGAGGGCTTCCTGCCACCACCATTCCCACCTCCAG GCGGTGACCGCGgccggggcggccccggggggatgcgcggcgggcgcggcggcggcggcctcATGGAGCGCGGCGGCCCCGGAGGCATGTTCCgaggcggccgcggcggcgACCGGGGCGGCTTCCGCGGCGGCCGGGGCATGGACCGAGGCGGCTACGGAGGAGGCGGCCGCCgcggcggaggaggaggaggaggaggacccGGGGGGCCCCCGGGCCCGCTCATGGAGCCCATGGGAGGCGGCGGCCGAGGCGGGCGGCGCGGAGGGCCAGGGAAGATGGACAA GGGTGAACACCGCCAGGAGCGCCGGGACCGGCCCTACTaa
- the EWSR1 gene encoding RNA-binding protein EWS isoform X3, with amino-acid sequence MASTDYSTYSQAAAQQGYSAYAPQPAQGYAQSTQTYGQQSYGTYGQPTDVSYSQPQTTATYGQTAYATSYGQPPAGYSTPTAPPAYSQPVQGYGTAPYDTNTATVTTTQASYAAPSAYGTQSAYPAYGQQPPAAAPTRPQDGSKPADTSQPPSSTTGYSQPSLGYGQSNYSYPQVPATYPMQPVTAPPSYPPTSYSSTQPSSYDQSTYSQQSTYGQQSTYGQQTSYGQQSSYGQQPPPTSYPPPSGSYSQAPSQYSQQSSSYGQQSSFRQDHQGSMSVYGQDSGGFSGSGETRNLSGPDGRGRGRGGYERGGMSRGHMEEGPDLDLGPPMDPDEDSDNSSVYVQGLNDNVTLEDLTDFFKQCGVVKMNKRTGQPMIHLYMDKETGKPKGDATISYDDPSTAKTAVEWFDGKDFQGSKLKVTLARKKGPMNSLRSGMPPREQRGMPPPLRGGPGGPSGPMGRMGGRGGDRGGFSSRGPRGSRGNPSGGSVQHRAGDWQCPNPGCGNQNFAWRTECNQCKAPKPEGFLPPPFPPPGGDRGRGGPGGMRGGRGGGGLMERGGPGGMFRGGRGGDRGGFRGGRGMDRGGYGGGGRRGGGGGGGGPGGPPGPLMEPMGGGGRGGRRGGPGKMDKGEHRQERRDRPY; translated from the exons ATGGCGTCGACGg ATTATAGCACCTATAGCcaagctgcagctcagcaggg CTACAGCGCGTACGCACCTCAGCCAGCTCAAGGCTACGCACAGAGCACCCAG ACCTATGGGCAGCAGAGCTATGGAACCTATGGACAACCCACGGACGTCAGCTACTCCCAGCCCCAGACCACCGCGACGTACGGGCAGACGGCCTACGCCACGTCCTACGGGCAGCCCCCCGCCG GTTACAGCACCCCGACTGCCCCCCCAGCGTACAGCCAGCCTGTGCAGGGGTACGGCACAGCCCCCTACGACACCAACACCGCGACGGTTACCACCACCCAGGCTTCCTACGCAGCACCCTCTGCCTACGGCACCCAGTCCGCCTACCCGGCCTACGGGCAGCAGCCACCAGCGGCTGCTCCCACAAG ACCCCAGGATGGCAGCAAACCAGCAGACACCAGCCAACCCCCATCGAGTACAACCGGCTacagccagcccagcctgggctACGGGCAGAGCAACTACAGCTACCCCCAGGTGCCTGCCACCTACCCCATGCAGCCGGTCACCGCGCCGCCCTCCTACCCCCCGACCAG CTATTCCTCCACGCAGCCGAGCAGTTACGATCAGAGCACTTACTCCCAGCAGAGCACCTACGGGCAGCAGAGCACCTATGGACAACAGACAAGCTATGGCCAGCAAAGCAGCTATGGGCAGCAGCCCCCACCGACCAGTTATCCCCCCCCGAGCGGGTCCTACAGCCAGGCCCCCAGCCAGTacagccagcagagcagcagttaTGGCCAACAGA GCTCATTCCGTCAGGACCACCAGGGCAGCATGAGTGTCTATGGACAGGATTCCGGAGGCTTTTCAGGCTCGGGAGAGACCCGGAATCTGAGCGGCCCCGATGGCCGGGGCAGGGGACGAGGGGGATATGAGCGAGGAGGCATGAGCAGAG GACACATGGAAGAAGGACCGGACCTTGATTTAG GCCCCCCCATGGATCCAGACGAGGACTCGGACAACAGTTCCGTGTACGTGCAGGGACTCAATGATAACGTGACCCTGGAGGATCTGACAGACTTCTTCAAGCAGTGTGGTGTTGTGAAG ATGAACAAGAGGACCGGGCAGCCCATGATACACCTCTACATGGACAAGGAGACGGGCAAACCCAAAGGAGATGCCACCATATCTTATGATGACCCGTCCACTGCCAAGACAGCCGTGGAGTGGTTTGATG ggAAGGATTTCCAGGGCAGCAAGCTCAAAGTGACGCTGGCGCGGAAGAAGGGCCCGATGAACAGCCTGCGGAGCGGGATGCCGCCCCGGGAGCAGCGCGGAATGCCGCCCCCCCTGCGCGGAG GTCCAGGGGGGCCGAGCGGCCCCATGGGGCGGATGGGAGGCCGAGGTGGAGACCGGGGCGGCTTCTCCTCCCGAGGACCCCGAGGATCCAGGGGGAACCCGTCCGGAGGGAGCGTCCAGCACCGAGCTGGCGACTGGCAGTGTCCCAACCC GGGCTGCGGGAACCAGAACTTCGCCTGGCGAACGGAGTGCAACCAGTGCAAGGCTCCCAAGCCCGAGGGCTTCCTGCCACCACCATTCCCACCTCCAG GCGGTGACCGCGgccggggcggccccggggggatgcgcggcgggcgcggcggcggcggcctcATGGAGCGCGGCGGCCCCGGAGGCATGTTCCgaggcggccgcggcggcgACCGGGGCGGCTTCCGCGGCGGCCGGGGCATGGACCGAGGCGGCTACGGAGGAGGCGGCCGCCgcggcggaggaggaggaggaggaggacccGGGGGGCCCCCGGGCCCGCTCATGGAGCCCATGGGAGGCGGCGGCCGAGGCGGGCGGCGCGGAGGGCCAGGGAAGATGGACAA GGGTGAACACCGCCAGGAGCGCCGGGACCGGCCCTACTaa